In the Mytilus trossulus isolate FHL-02 chromosome 1, PNRI_Mtr1.1.1.hap1, whole genome shotgun sequence genome, one interval contains:
- the LOC134705670 gene encoding DNA-binding protein inhibitor ID-2-like, translating into MKAATQTCVRNTEYGIKQEKLLKPKHEDTTEMQQCFSKLKDLVPSVPKDIKLSKTQLLQHVIDYILDLESTLDVPAVLASASCRSPLSEKCQPNVIGDGLNVRTGFRSLC; encoded by the exons ATGAAGGCCGCTACCCAGACATGTGTTAGAAACACAGAATATGGaattaaacaagaaaaactgttaaaaccaaaacaCGAAGATACAACTGAGATGCAGCAATGTTTTTCTAAACTAAAGGATTTAGTGCCATCAGTGCCAAAGGACATTAAACTATCTAAAACACAACTTCTTCAGCATGTGATTGACTATATTTTAGATCTTGAATCCACCTTAGATGTACCCGCAGTCCTAGCATCAGCTTCCTGTAGATCGCCATTGTCAGAAAAATGCCAACCAAATGTCATCGGAGAT gGTCTGAATGTTCGGACTGGATTTCGATCTTTATGCTGA